In Actinomycetota bacterium, one genomic interval encodes:
- a CDS encoding ABC transporter substrate-binding protein produces the protein MKRVLSIIGVLIMAFTIMSMATSCAKQSSTNESANEPATQKPAEKKELTKIVVAEPGRGESWLPVYLASTLGYYEDEGLDVSFSSFKGGPLVIASLLAGDTQFALTGYEQVMKTYEKGKSTKMLLATTAKHPWGFVTAPNIKSISELKGKTVAGGMPGSSPMAFARACVKLGGLDPDKDVSFVDVPKGSEVAAMEKGDIAGYGFAWGRVKIELLKRGGNLLIDCTDPEWHRKVLGSDEYPLYVIQVTDEFIEEKPEVVQGFVSAVVRAMIWQNNHSIGEIAEQGAPMFQLTDKEILPQVLEETMKTQSKDGYFTEAGHDAATRLSLDVGLITKPVDMEKVVDESFLNKAHDKYGK, from the coding sequence TTGAAGAGAGTGTTAAGCATTATCGGCGTACTTATAATGGCCTTTACAATCATGTCGATGGCCACCTCATGCGCTAAACAATCGAGCACAAACGAGAGCGCAAACGAACCTGCGACGCAAAAACCGGCGGAGAAGAAGGAGCTAACGAAGATTGTCGTTGCTGAGCCGGGGAGAGGCGAATCATGGCTCCCCGTATATCTCGCGTCTACGCTTGGCTACTACGAAGACGAGGGCCTCGATGTCAGTTTCTCTTCGTTTAAGGGTGGGCCGCTCGTAATAGCGTCGCTTCTAGCCGGCGATACACAGTTTGCACTCACCGGCTACGAGCAGGTTATGAAGACCTATGAAAAAGGCAAAAGCACCAAGATGCTTTTGGCTACGACCGCTAAACACCCCTGGGGCTTCGTGACCGCCCCGAACATAAAGAGCATTTCTGAGCTGAAGGGAAAGACAGTAGCGGGTGGAATGCCGGGGTCCTCTCCAATGGCGTTTGCGAGGGCTTGCGTTAAGCTGGGTGGCCTCGACCCCGATAAGGATGTCTCGTTTGTTGACGTACCTAAGGGCTCGGAAGTAGCGGCGATGGAAAAAGGCGATATCGCCGGGTACGGGTTTGCCTGGGGCAGGGTCAAGATCGAACTTCTCAAGCGGGGAGGCAATCTCCTCATAGATTGTACCGACCCGGAGTGGCACAGGAAGGTCTTGGGTTCTGACGAATATCCGCTGTACGTTATCCAGGTGACCGATGAGTTTATCGAAGAGAAACCCGAAGTAGTTCAGGGGTTTGTAAGCGCTGTCGTCAGAGCTATGATATGGCAGAATAATCATTCAATTGGGGAGATAGCGGAGCAAGGCGCCCCAATGTTTCAGCTTACCGATAAGGAGATCTTACCGCAAGTTCTTGAGGAGACGATGAAGACTCAATCTAAAGACGGCTACTTTACCGAAGCAGGACACGACGCGGCAACTAGGCTGTCTCTCGATGTGGGTTTGATTACAAAGCCCGTTGATATGGAAAAAGTCGTCGATGAGTCGTTTCTGAATAAAGCCCACGATAAGTACGGTAAGTAA